A window of Oncorhynchus kisutch isolate 150728-3 linkage group LG10, Okis_V2, whole genome shotgun sequence contains these coding sequences:
- the LOC109897956 gene encoding replication factor C subunit 4 isoform X1 codes for MQAFLKGTSTQGTRPLKEKGAGTSGEKKQKSVPWVEKYRPKCMEEVAFQEEVVAVLKKTIEGADLPNLLFYGPPGTGKTSTILAAARELYGPELYRQRVLELNASDERGIQVVREKVKRFAQLTVAGHRTDGKPCPPFKIIILDEADSMTNAAQAALRRTMEKESRTTRFCLICNYVSRIIEPLTSRCSKFRFKPLANQVQEERLLEICYKENLKYSKEGIAALVKVSEGDLRKAITFLQSAARLNTDNEITESAVIEIAGVVPPKMIDNLLKICYKGTFEKLEIAVRNMVDEGYAATQIINQLHEAIIEEELNDKQKSAITEKMAVVDKCLVDGADEYLQMLSLCSVILQQATQSN; via the exons ATGCAGGCGTTTTTGAAAGGAACATCTACTCAAGGCACCAGACCTCTGAAAGAGAAAGGTGCCGGGACCAGTGGAGAGAAGAAGCAGAAGTCTGTCCCCTGGGTTGAGAAATA TAGACCAAAATGTATGGAAGAGGTGGCATTTCAAGAGGAGGTGGTTGCTGTGCTGAAGAAGACTATAGAGGGCGCCGAT CTCCCCAATCTGCTGTTCTATGGACCACCTGGAACAGGAAAGACCTCCACCATCCTGGCTGCAGCCAGGGAACTTTATGG GCCAGAGCTGTACCGACAGAGAGTCCTGGAACTGAACGCCTCTGATGAGAGAGGGATTCAGGTGGTCAGAGAGAAAGTCAAGAGATTTGCCCAGCTGACTGTAGCAGGACACCGCACTGA TGGGAAACCATGCCCACCCTTTAAGATCATCATCCTGGATGAGGCTGACTCAATGACCAACGCTGCTCAGGCTGCTCTCAGACGCACCATGGAGAAGGAGTCCCGGACCACCCGCTTCTGTCTCATCTGCAACTATGTCAGCAG GATTATTGAGCCCTTGACATCCAGATGCTCAAAATTCCGCTTCAAACCTCTGGCCAATCAGGTCCAAGAAGAGCGCCTGCTAGAAATCTGTTACAAGGAGAATCTCAAGTACTCGAAGGAG GGAATTGCAGCGTTGGTGAAGGTTTCAGAGGGGGATTTGAGAAAAGCCATAACCTTTCTTCAAAGTGCTGCACGGCTGAACACAGATAATGAGATCACGGAGAGCGCGGTCATAGAGATAGCAGGG GTTGTTCCCCCCAAGATGATCGACAATTTGCTTAAAATCTGTTACAAGGGCACATTTGAAAAATTAGAGATTGCTGTTCGG AACATGGTAGATGAAGGCTATGCCGCCACACAGATCATCAACCAGCTACACGAAGCCATCATAGAGGAAGAGCTGAACGACAAGCAGAAGTCTGCCATCACGGAAAAGATGGCA GTGGTTGATAAGTGTCTAGTGGATGGTGCAGATGAGTACCTGCAGATGCTGAGTCTGTGTTCTGTGATCTTGCAGCAAGCCACCCAGAGTAACTGA
- the LOC109897956 gene encoding replication factor C subunit 4 isoform X2 has protein sequence MQAFLKGTSTQGTRPLKEKGAGTSGEKKQKSVPWVEKYRPKCMEEVAFQEEVVAVLKKTIEGADLPNLLFYGPPGTGKTSTILAAARELYGPELYRQRVLELNASDERGIQVVREKVKRFAQLTVAGHRTDGKPCPPFKIIILDEADSMTNAAQAALRRTMEKESRTTRFCLICNYVSRIIEPLTSRCSKFRFKPLANQVQEERLLEICYKENLKYSKEGIAALVKVSEGDLRKAITFLQSAARLNTDNEITESAVIEIAGVVPPKMIDNLLKICYKGTFEKLEIAVRNMVDEGYAATQIINQLHEAIIEEELNDKQKSAITEKMAVGG, from the exons ATGCAGGCGTTTTTGAAAGGAACATCTACTCAAGGCACCAGACCTCTGAAAGAGAAAGGTGCCGGGACCAGTGGAGAGAAGAAGCAGAAGTCTGTCCCCTGGGTTGAGAAATA TAGACCAAAATGTATGGAAGAGGTGGCATTTCAAGAGGAGGTGGTTGCTGTGCTGAAGAAGACTATAGAGGGCGCCGAT CTCCCCAATCTGCTGTTCTATGGACCACCTGGAACAGGAAAGACCTCCACCATCCTGGCTGCAGCCAGGGAACTTTATGG GCCAGAGCTGTACCGACAGAGAGTCCTGGAACTGAACGCCTCTGATGAGAGAGGGATTCAGGTGGTCAGAGAGAAAGTCAAGAGATTTGCCCAGCTGACTGTAGCAGGACACCGCACTGA TGGGAAACCATGCCCACCCTTTAAGATCATCATCCTGGATGAGGCTGACTCAATGACCAACGCTGCTCAGGCTGCTCTCAGACGCACCATGGAGAAGGAGTCCCGGACCACCCGCTTCTGTCTCATCTGCAACTATGTCAGCAG GATTATTGAGCCCTTGACATCCAGATGCTCAAAATTCCGCTTCAAACCTCTGGCCAATCAGGTCCAAGAAGAGCGCCTGCTAGAAATCTGTTACAAGGAGAATCTCAAGTACTCGAAGGAG GGAATTGCAGCGTTGGTGAAGGTTTCAGAGGGGGATTTGAGAAAAGCCATAACCTTTCTTCAAAGTGCTGCACGGCTGAACACAGATAATGAGATCACGGAGAGCGCGGTCATAGAGATAGCAGGG GTTGTTCCCCCCAAGATGATCGACAATTTGCTTAAAATCTGTTACAAGGGCACATTTGAAAAATTAGAGATTGCTGTTCGG AACATGGTAGATGAAGGCTATGCCGCCACACAGATCATCAACCAGCTACACGAAGCCATCATAGAGGAAGAGCTGAACGACAAGCAGAAGTCTGCCATCACGGAAAAGATGGCAGTAG GTGGTTGA